The uncultured Methanoregula sp. genomic sequence CTTGGGAATTCGGAAAAACGAAAATCAACTAATAAATCCGTGGAATCTAATCCAAAACTCTCCAATCGTTTTCTTAAATCATCATCTTTGATCGCACTTTTATGAAAGAAATATTCCGTTGCATCAAAATCTTTTATCTGGCCAAAACCTCTTGCTTTAAGATATTTGCATATCTGACCTGGTATTAGTGATTCATTCGGTTTTTTTACTATAGATAATTCAGCATTATTGTACTCATCTTCTTCAGTAAAATCATATGAAGGGAGGTCTTTTTTTATCTCATTAAACGTATCAATGAAAAGTTGTTTTTGGATTTTTCGCTCTGAAAATCTAAAAAATTTTTCTGCTTCCTCTCTTTTTCCTTTCTGATTTAGAATATAGGTAACAACCTGACAAATTTCTGAAAATCCAAGGGTATCATTCTCTAAATCAATAATATTTTCAGACGAACTCTGCACGAGTTTATTAAAAAGGAGATTGACCCCCTTAAAATTGTTATTGATAATCGATAATTCACACAATTTATATAAAATTTCCTTTCTTAAAATTTCACTTCCATAAATGTCTAAATTTTCCAAAGCAATCTGTGCTTTTCGGAAATTATTATTATATGTACATGCAATCGCCAAGTTTTGAAAATATTCTTTCCTTCTTGATCGTGATATTGCAGCCTCAAACATTTCAATTGAGGAAGCGTCTTCAGCAGTTAATAAAAAACACCCTGCGTTAAAAAAGAATACATCATTTTTAGGGAAATCTTCTCCAAGGATAATTATTTTTTCACTTAATCCTTTCAAACCTGAGCTATTTTTAGATCTTGAGTAATTATCGTAGAGATTTAGGATAGTATCCCATTCGCTTTTCGTCCGTTCCTTATGCCCGATTGGGATATATTTGGGCAATGAACGATTTGGTTCAATTTTTTTAAGAGAATTTTTTTTAAGAGTTGATTCAAATGTATGTAAATATTGGAAAAATTTTTGACCTTCATCGGAAGGATCTGATTCTTGAATTTCAGCAAATTCTTGTTGATTTGTTTCAATTGATGGATGAGATTTGAATGGATAAACCTTTTTTTCCTCATTCAGTGGTGATTCGCTTTTTGTTTCATTTACCTCGACTTGATGATCGGGCTTTTGAGATGAAATATCAATTATCGTTTTGGGCGTCTCTGTCTCTAAAGTGATTATCTGATGTTCAGTCGATTGTAATTGAGATTCACCAGCTAGAATTGGAGTAATGTCATTTTCTTGGAGATTTCCGCCGTGATGATCGGATTCTTGGCATATCTCTCCAATTTCTTTTTCTTTAATTTCCCAACCAGCGATGAGAGTCTCAAAAACAGTTATTGTTTTATTCGCATTTATCAATTCAAGGTGATCTTCAAAAATTTCCTTAAGATTCCCGCAAATTTCTTTACCACTATTGGAGTAGATAGTAATTTCATCTCCAATTGAGACTTGGCTTTTAATTTTTTGAATTTTAAAATTCCCGCTCTCCATATATTTATAGAATCTGTCGATGGTGATCCAATATTAAACCATCTAAATTATTTTTTTTTCAAAAGAGTACAGCTAAAAACCCGGCTTAGGTTTTTATCTTAGTACATCTGATAAAAAAATATGAGCGGGTTTGGGGATTATTTTCTGCATCAGGAATATACCAAGATCGCCGGACTGGGGAACAAGTTAGGAGAGATCCGGGACATAATCGATTGGGAGAAATTTCGTCCGATCCTCAACGATATGTATCGGGATAACAAAGAGATCGGAGGCCGACCCCATAACGATGAGATCCTCATGATCAAGATGCTCGTTCTTGCCGGCTGGCATGGCTTATCAGATTATGAGGTAGAACTCCTTGCCATAGACCGGTTATCGTTTCGACATTTTCTCGGGTATCCGGAGAAAATCCCCGATCGATCGACGGTATGGTTATTCCGGGAAAACCTGACGAACCACGGAAAGATCCATCTCATCTGGGATGAACTCCAGCGACAATTGGACGAACAAGGCTATTCGATAAAACGAGGTACCATTCAGGATGCATCGTTCATCACATCCGATCCCGGCCACGCCAAGGCAGATAAGCCCCGGGGAGATGTTGCAAAAACCCGACGAAGCCGGGATGGAACCTGGGCCAGGAAAGGTAACAAATCAGAATTTGGATACAAACTCCATTCACTCATCGACAAAGAATACCAGTTTGTCCGAAGATTCGATACATCAACTGCATCACTTCATGACAACCAGATTGATCTCTCGCAAAAAGGTGAAACGGTATACCGGGACAAAGGATATTTCGGAACCGTCCCTTTCGCCTCCATCGACAAAACAATGAAACGATCGGTTCGTGGTAAACCGATCTCAACGAAAGACAAACGCAGAAACCGGGCGATCAGCAGAACACGGTCTCTCGTTGAACGACCGTTTGCAGTGATCAAACGGGTGTTTCATGCTGGGCATGTGATGGTGACTACACACCTCCGGGTCCATGCTAAAAATCTCTTCGCCTGTTTCTCATACAATCTCTTTAATCTCGTAACTGTTCAAAAAAATCATACGGTCTAGCGGTAGCTTTCAAAAAAGGAAAATTGGGGGAAGTAACACAGAGTGCCTGATAGATTCTGATACTTTTTACAAGTATCAACATGCTCTATTGGTCCGGATTAAAAAGTGGGGGATTTTCGCTATTCTCAAAAATGTATTAGATAAAATACTTATGACAAATTTAAGTCATGAATTATGTTCATCCATTTCCCCCCCGCTTCCCCTCCCCTATATATCCCATAAAATTCCCTCCAAAAGTATACGATAACCCCATCACCTCCCCCTGCCCGGACCTCCCCACCCACTCACCATCCCGGCGACAAACCCCACGCCCACCTTATGCACGAGCATCTCTGCCTTCTGGATGAGTTCCTCCGGCTTCGGTAACTCCCATTTCTATCCGCATTCTCATCTGGTCAGCACGTTCCCGGGCTTCCGCTTTCACATCACCCCGGGAGTAATGAACGAGGTCAAGAAGGTACTTTCAGGATGCCGGGAGAGCGTCGGTTAGCCGGTTGATCATGACGAAGTCACCGCAGTAGTATGCCGACCGGTTATTGTCTTGACCGGATACGCTCGTTTTCAACAGCTCGGCGTAATTCATCCTCAGGTACGCTGCAAGATCTTTTTGCAGTCCAGGGACCGACTGGTAGCGTCCCGCCGGATCCATCGCGAGAGTATTTTTTTGATCATCCCGTTTACCGGAACAGCTCGTACAGGGAAAAACGGTGCTGTCCAAGCTTGCCGTCAAAATTCGATGCCCCGATATAGCTGGCCTTCCCGCTCTCCGCTGCAGCCAGGATACCGGCTTTCATGGCACTCTTTATAGCCATTTCATCCGTCCCGTTCATGACGATCTCGTAGATCGAACCCACGCCGTCCGGAACAAGGGAGTCAGCAATCCTGCCTTTCAGGGTCGGGCAGAACATATGGTTGGTGCTCGCCGGCATCGGGAAGCGGTAATTTTTGCATGCAACCTTCGACCCGCTTTTCACGACCCCGCCGGCAAAACTCATGATGACACCCTTCATTCCCGCAATCGCACCGGCTCCGGCCACC encodes the following:
- a CDS encoding IS5 family transposase, with product MSGFGDYFLHQEYTKIAGLGNKLGEIRDIIDWEKFRPILNDMYRDNKEIGGRPHNDEILMIKMLVLAGWHGLSDYEVELLAIDRLSFRHFLGYPEKIPDRSTVWLFRENLTNHGKIHLIWDELQRQLDEQGYSIKRGTIQDASFITSDPGHAKADKPRGDVAKTRRSRDGTWARKGNKSEFGYKLHSLIDKEYQFVRRFDTSTASLHDNQIDLSQKGETVYRDKGYFGTVPFASIDKTMKRSVRGKPISTKDKRRNRAISRTRSLVERPFAVIKRVFHAGHVMVTTHLRVHAKNLFACFSYNLFNLVTVQKNHTV